The Magnolia sinica isolate HGM2019 chromosome 9, MsV1, whole genome shotgun sequence genome contains a region encoding:
- the LOC131255799 gene encoding uncharacterized protein LOC131255799 isoform X2 has protein sequence MEGTLSPVFPLFSVSPHSNFSLREKSCLLKIPLKSDHSTFQIRAADSADRNTASRVSPQRAGLSNPPRKTQKLRPEFLPRRAGRFDPARKMQNLNSKVSPHRAGRTL, from the exons ATGGAGGGAACTCTCTCTCCCGTTTTTCCTCTCTTCTCAGTTTCTCCTCACTCGAATTTCTCTCTCCGCGAGAAATCTTGTCTCCTGAAAATCCCATTGAAATCCGACCACTCTACGTTTCAAATCAGGGCCGCCGATTCAGCAGACAGAAATACAGCTTCGAGGGTTTCTCCTCAAAGAGCAG GGCTTTCAAATCCCCCGAGGAAAACACAGAAGCTGCGTCCAGAGTTTCTGCCTCGTAGAGCAG GGCGTTTTGATCCTGCGAGGAAGATGCAGAATCTGAACTCGAAGGTTTCTCCTCACAGAGCTG GTAGAACTTTGTGA
- the LOC131255799 gene encoding uncharacterized protein LOC131255799 isoform X1, whose protein sequence is MEGTLSPVFPLFSVSPHSNFSLREKSCLLKIPLKSDHSTFQIRAADSADRNTASRVSPQRAGLSNPPRKTQKLRPEFLPRRAGRFDPARKMQNLNSKVSPHRAGKCNPLLLSSVLSWFWFL, encoded by the exons ATGGAGGGAACTCTCTCTCCCGTTTTTCCTCTCTTCTCAGTTTCTCCTCACTCGAATTTCTCTCTCCGCGAGAAATCTTGTCTCCTGAAAATCCCATTGAAATCCGACCACTCTACGTTTCAAATCAGGGCCGCCGATTCAGCAGACAGAAATACAGCTTCGAGGGTTTCTCCTCAAAGAGCAG GGCTTTCAAATCCCCCGAGGAAAACACAGAAGCTGCGTCCAGAGTTTCTGCCTCGTAGAGCAG GGCGTTTTGATCCTGCGAGGAAGATGCAGAATCTGAACTCGAAGGTTTCTCCTCACAGAGCTGGTAAATGCAATCCTCTTCTTCTTAGCTCAGTTCTCAGTTGGTTTTGGTTTCTGTAA